The stretch of DNA GGATACCTTCCTCATCCTTCTAATAAGCCCACTGATCTGGTTTTCCCTCTTTCCAGCATCTCCAACTCCTACAAAATGGATGATGTTTTTCTTCATGCCTCCTTGTGGAGAAGATCACTGAAAGGCCATAAGAAGTTATTTGCTTCTTTGACATGTTTTTCAACCGAATAGATCTCAGGTATCAGATCCTTCATGCAGATGATGCTGTATTTGCCAAGAGATGGAGCAATCAATGCGTTCTCTTACAGGGCGATCTGCTTCTTGTTGATTTTTCCATAACCAAGCTTGTAGATCAATTCATTCACCAACTTCAGGTTTGGGTCCCCTCATGCTCTATATGGTTCCACAATCCTTGGTATGTTAATCGACACCTTGGAGaacctaacaacaacaacaacaaaaaattgatgATTTGGCAAAGATGAAGAAGCTGCAACACCTTTCAAACCTTTTGGCTCTGTTCCTGATGACAAATGCCAGTCTGGGTTCTTCAGGTACGTAGAAGTTGCCAGCTTTTCTTGCCATCTTACCCATTTGAATCTCAGTTCTGAGACTCTGCTTAAATTCCTTGTGGTAATGCTTAGCTGATTTATAGATAAGCCCCCTCCCTGCCATTTGAAGCATCTTTTGGGCAAACTTCTTTCTCAGATACTTTATCTTCAATTCTGTGAAatccctttgcttttatttttaagggttttCTCACAGCAGGAacctattttcttctcttctgtacCCTCCATGATGCCAGCTGTGGAAAAGAGgaagttctctctttctttttttttttcacacaaactctacccccaacacagggcctgaactcaccacctggagaccaagagttgcatgctctactgactgagccagccaggtcccccaTTAACTTTTCTTAATAtagaaaaactttatttacatcATAGAATGCTTCTTGCCTTGAATTCAACATTGTATTATGATAATAttatttatcacaatttttttcatttggtccTAATTTTGACCATtgctggatatttttttaattattgttttttttttaatttttttatttatttatggtagtcacagagagagagagaggcagagacataggcagagggagaagcaggctccatgtaccaggagcccgatgtgggattcgatcccgggtctccaggatcgcgccctgggccaaaggcaggcgctaaaccgctgggccacccagggatccccattgctGGATTTTTAACTCTTCTAACATGTGAGTTGTTTTTCCAAtgtacttaaattaaaaatatatatatattttttgattgatatttaaaaacacatataaagaTTAAGTACATTTTCCAAtgtacttaaattaaaaatatatatatattttttgattgatatttaaaaacacatataaagaTTTTCcaccttaatcatttttaatttaaagttaataATATTAGCCATATTCACATCGTTGCACAACAAATtcctagaactttttcatcttgtaaaactgaaactctctaCCCACTGCACAATTCCATTTCCCCCTCACCCCAGGCCTTGGCAACCacaattctactttctgtttatataaatttgactGTGTTAGATACCtaatataagtggaatcatatagtatttgtctttttattattagcttatttcacttagcataatgccctcatgTTTCATTCACGTTGAGCATGTGACAAGATTTCTTTCCGtaaagctgaataataatccattgtgtgtacataccacattttctttattcactcatccatcgatggacatttgggttacaGAAGCTATTGTGCATAATGTGAATGACGTGAATGTGAatacctcttggctattgtgaataatgctgcaatgaacatgagcgTGCCTCCAAAGTACTTTGACTCCAAATGTAGACACTAATCCATCCCCATGCCTGAAAATAGTTCTTGACTGTAAATAAGAAATGTGGGCTTGAGCTAGAAGGGAGGTTAAAAGTGGGCCACTTCTGGTCAGAATCCCATCTCTGGAAGTCCAGGCAAGAGCAGGGGGGAAGGAGAAAACCTCCCGAATTACTCAGAGTAGAGAGTTTCTTGTCTAAAATGTTATATGCCTACCATGCACAGAATGTCATGCTAGGTACTTTCATATGTATTGGGGAAAAAACATGGAATATTTCCTGGATTAAGGTAATTACGACaatgaggagatttttttttccaagttcccAAGATCATGTGTaaacaataatgaaaacagtGATCACCAGTGTCAGGAACAGGCCCGCCAGGGGAACACAGCAGAACCCTTATGTGGAGGGAGGCCTTGCGTTCTTTGGAAAGAGAATTACACTGAGAATAGAAAAATTCAAACCTCAAAGATGATATGAACTACTGAAATTTAAGCTTAacttccccgccccccccgacTGTTGGGGTATGGGTTAGGATAATAAAGAAATGTGAGTCTCTGTGGCTAATAAGAGACCAATCTCTTAAAGCACACAGAAACCCTTACCAGGGTTCTACTTGATGTTCCTTACTCCTCAGTTGCTGGTTAAATGAATGGTTTCTGTTGAAAGCcagtttttaaaggaatttagtTTCACATGAGCACCCCAGAGTCTGTACCTGGGCTCCCAAGTCATGGCTATAGATGACATTCCTAAGAAAATCAGTTTATACACAAAAGTCAGGAGCAACTTTGAGCTTTCCTGGAACTCTACAGCCTttaaggagggaaaggaaaagtatTATAACTTGAACCGCTTGAACTGCCTTTTGCTGATTTCTTTTAGTCCATCATTTCAGTCCttagagaagaggagaaggattACTGCAGACTCAACTTAGTACCACTTTACTGGAGCTATTTACTTGTAACCATAGCAAATATGGTTATTTATGGTACAGGCAAGCGGAAAAGGCACTGGCCTGAGAGTCAGAGATGGGTTCTAGTTCCAGCTTGGCCACGAAGCAGCTGGGTGGCTTTAGACATGTGTCAACCCCTCTTGAATATCAGCTTACCTTCCATAAATTCCAGTAGCACTTGGACTAGAAGCTCTATCCCTTTGAGCTCTGACATTCTGTGAATTAATGAGATCACTTGACCACTGTGtccattctactttttatttggcatttgttcatttgatacatatatacatatataaaaatctgtacaaggtaaaatacaaaataggTATTTCTTTATAAGTTATGCAATTAAACAGCtacctttttaaagtttaaaagccattgcagagagagagagagagagaaagtctagTCAAGTCCTTTATAGTCATTCACAATAACATTGGTATAAAATATCCATACAACACATGTGTACAAAACAGTGTACAGTTCGTTAAAGCTGTGCAAAGACAGCAAAgttcagtaaaacaaaacaaaacaaaacaaacaaaacaaaacaaaatcaaagaggcttgtgggttctctctctctctgcacacatCATGTCCAGTGCTCAAGAGCCTTGCAGGTCAGTGAAATCTCCCCAGAAATAATAAAAGGGCACAAGGTAGAGTGCTTGGTGCATATACTATGGATATGGAAATTATTAAGGAAAAGCTTTAGGACATGCatacagaaacagagacagcCTCTTCCCTCAACAACTCCCTTCTTGGCCCAGGGAGCATTTGGAATATGACAGAAAGGATTCAATATTCGTGTTGTGCCTTAGACCCGAAgaggtgtttgtgtgtgtgtgtgtgtgtgtgtgtgtgtgtgtgtgtaaatttttaaaacatacttgaCATTCCTGAGGGAGCCGCCTAGGAAAGACTGGGTTACCGGAGCCCCTGGAGAGGAGGCCCTCCCACCTAGGACAGGGAGGTGGAGCCACCGAGGAAGTCAGCGGCCTCCGAGCTCACAGCTCCCGTATTTGATGTCGTGACTCCTAACTGCGTTTCCCCTGCGGTGAAGGGTTTCCTCCCTTGCTGCGTGCTCGCTGCTAAAGCCCTCCGGGGCCTGGCTCGCCGGGGAACACCCCACTGGGTCTGGACTAGCCTGCAACCAGCCAGACAGGCCTGCGCTCGGGTGCAAAGCGAAGGCCGAGACCAGGAGCTAGACTTGCCTTGCGAGGACCACAGAGCTGTGGGCGGAGGTGTGGGGGACAGGAAGGCCAcgggggcgcccccgccccggcccggccctgcaGGGGGGCTGGGCGGGCCCCCGCTGTCGGCCCCGAGCGCTTCTCGGCAGTAGCGGGGCGCGGGGGCTCCTAGGACACGGTGATCTCCTCGTCCTCGccctcctcctcgtcctcggAGTCCGAGAAGTCCGAGGGTTTGCCGGGGCTGCCCGAGGGCGCGGGCGAGGCGGGCGGCGGCCGGTCCAGCCGCGGGGCGCgcaggggcggcgggggcgccgcggggggcgcggggggcgcggggcggcgggggctgcgggggcgctCGGCCTCCTCGTCCTCGCCCGCGCCCTTCTGGCCCACGTCGCTCAGGTCCGGGTGCGGGTTCAGCTTGGTGGGAAGGGTCTGCTCGCGGCAGCCCCCGCTGGACAGGAGCTCGCGCTCCTTGGAGTTCCGCCACTTCATGCGTCGGTTCTGGAACCAGATTTtcacctggggcgggggggggggggtggaaggagGCAAGCAGAGGTGAGGCGAGCGCAGGCAGAGCGCCTAAGGCACCCCCCGACACCCCCCCGCCGCTCCTCCTGCACCTGACCCGCAGggccgcggggtggggggtgcaggggggtgcagggggtgcagggggcggaCCCGGGGCCCCGAGGAAGCCGGCAGGTGCACGCATTCCCTCTCTAGACCTCACTTTTCCCCATCCGCACAATGGGACCTAGCCGGTTTCAgaagccaccccccacccccacccccgcaggtgTAGGTGCGCGGCGGAGGGGTGAAGCGTGGGGACtggggctgtgggggggggggggacatcgCCCTCACTTGTGAGTCTTTCAAGCCCAGCTTGGCCGCCAGCTTCTTGCGGTCGGGCTTGCTGATGTACTTCTGCTTCTGGAACATCTTCTCGAGCGCCTTGCGCTGCACGTCGGAGAACACGGCCCGGCGCAGCATGCCCCGGCGAGGCTTGCCGCGGGCCGCCAGCGGCCAGGAGAAGGTCCCCGGGATGGGCACGACGCTGGAGGatgctgcggggggcgggggggggggtgagtgggccgcagcctctgcccctccctaggGGCCTCCCTCGGTTTTTCTCTCTGATCCCTTCATCTCTTTAAAGCTCCCCTCTTTCTCCCCTTGGAGAATAGGCCAGGAACCTACAAACCTGCGAGAGTGAAAGGCGCTTTCCGCCCAAATAACTTTGCCTTTCAACCAAGCAAACCCGGATTAGGTAAAACCACGGAAACACAGAAAACAGCCCCCACAATAGCCTGTTTCGTTTTTTTCCATTCAACGGGCTCAGGAGGACAGTCTCAGCTGCGTAAATCGGCTAAAATAGCaacagaaaaacataaattacaaaaaattaaaaataaaaataaaatgtacagctGAGGCCGCTGGGGTTCCCCCTTCAGCTTTTATCACCTTGGAGGCGTTTACATTCTGTAGATGAAAATGAGGTGCTTTACTGATTTGACAGAAGAAAATccgctttggattttttttttttttgaaaaatccaaTCAGCATTCATCTTTTTCATATTaatctttcctcccctcccccacaaaacGTAAAGAATTCGGCCAGAATACATGAAAAGTGGCAGCTAATTAGCACATTGACCGCTCCCCAATGGGTATTGGCATGATAAAAAGGGGGAGAGTTTTGCTttaagggagggaaagaaaaaacccaaaaagaaacaGAGACTCTAATGAAGCGTGAATGGTAATTGTGTAGTAATGAACTAACAGAAAAAGACTGAGGACAAGCAGCGAAAGCCATATATTACTGGGACAAAAGAGATTTACACTTTCAAACTAAACACAACTGCAGGCCAAGACCATTGGGAGAATACTGATGGCAGAGGCTTCTCTTCCCGGAATCATTTTCATTAAATGGACATGAAAAGCTATTTATAAAGCTCGGGTTGTTTTTGTTAGAGCATTGAGATGAGGGAGAAAGGGAGCAAATTCCATTATCAGCAGCAGCATGAATGGTGGTGGGGGGCTGTTGGTGAATTCACTctccaccttttaaaaatcaattgcttgtttcttttgctgaTTTTTGGGAGAGTTGTGgttttacccatcccccaccacccatgcccagtctctcttctctttataGGCTCTCCTCTGCCTCCCGGGTCTTGACCGGTTGCAGAGTCTTTGAGCAATAGTTTTGAGTCGCCACCACTGGGATCCCAGCATGGAAACCTACAGTACACTGTTTAAGGTGTTTCTCCTTTAGACTGGGACCCGGTTACAGGGCCTTCCCTCAGACTTCTCGTTTTTGCGAGCTCAAGGTCTTTGAAAAGATAAGGCGGTGGGGGAAGGGTATCAGAGAAGAGGTTGGGAAATCAAGTTGGAAGTAGAAGGTTGGGGTTGTGGGAGGATCTAGTCCCCCTCCCCCTGGGCgaccccaggcatcccacacaaGAGGGCACCCCATGTGGTCTTGTGAAAAGCCCGAAGCCCTGAATGGGTCTTAAAGAGAAATTAGCCCCGGCTGGTAGGTGTCTCTGGGCGGCTGGAGGGGCGAGGGCCGATCTGTGTGTGGCTGCCCGGAGGAGCTGACCAATTGGTCATGGTGCTGAAACCTTTGTGGGGAATCGTGGCCAAGTGCACTGACTCTGTGGGAAAACGGCGGCGTGAAGGGATGCCAACAGCTCCTCGCCGGGAAGGGAACCGCCTCAAATTGGGACCATGACAATTCCTGCTAATTTGTAGAGCAGGGAATTGGTGCAAAGTGTCAAGCAGTCACTGCTTGTGCTAAATAGGGCATCAAATTGGCGCGACGGATTCGTGAATGTTGTACGCCTCGCAACCTCTGAACCAGAGCATAACCCCGAGGGGTGGACGGAGAAATATGGCTTCGGAGCAGGGAGAGCgacgggctggggctggggcgccGCCCCCCAGGAAGGGGGTCGAGACCTACCTGGGAAATAAGAAGATCTGATGAAAGGCTGGAAGGAGCCTTCAAAGTAGGGAAAGGCGAAGGTCTTGGGAGGAACGCTCTGGAGCAAGGCGGGGGATGTTTCTGGCAGAgaataaaggaggaaggaaaagaggagggaagCAGAAAGGGAATTTGATTAGGTACTTGATTATTGTACAGAACATTGGAAACATGATATGATTAACCCTTCAGCGGCCTTCATAGGCATCTTCCTCAGTGTTTTGGCAGAGTAAAAGACATCTTTTCCTAACACTGCGCCATTTGTGGAAATCCTTCCACTCATCGCCCCCGTcaccccactccccccacccatctcaGAGTCCCGGGCCCCCTGTTCCCAATCTCATCCTGGGCACTAACAAGATAGATGGTATTGGGGCGGGGAAGAAAAGAACTGCAGGTCCGTAATGCTAGCTAAGCTAGTAAATATATTGTCTTGGGTTTTAAAAACTGGCTTCCAGAAGTTGGagggcagaaacacagacaccTAGGGGCGGGCGCTCTCTCCCACTACAGGTGCTCAAGTTCATTATGAGGGTGGCGCGAACCTGGAGCTTTCCTTCCCGGGAATTGGCTGGACCTAAGTCTCCTACTGCACGACGTGGGGCTTCGGGGATCTTGCGGAGGGGTGTGCGCCCATGTGTGAGTGGGTGCCCGAAGCCAGAAGGACTCGCACCTGGACCACCCGTCGGCGCTCTGCGCTCACTTACCGGTTCTGGGCGCAGAGGAGAGGATGGCATTCACCCCAAACTTCAGAAACGTGGGCTCGGTGGCAGGGGAGGCGGCTGTCTGCGGTGAACCATCCGGTCGGCTTCCCGCACCCGGGGAGCCCAGGTCTGAGGTCCCGGTGTCTGTGAGAGTCGCGGGGGCCCCCTGCCTAGGGGGTGACATGCTGGCCGTGGGTAAGCTGCGAGGCAGGTAAGCGGGAGGCCGGCTGATGCGGATCAGGTCCTCCACCAGGAAGCTCGAGTGGCCAGAAAACGCCGACTGCAGGGACTGGGGCAGCGTTAAGGTGGGCGTGGGACGAAGGAGGCTGGGGTACCCGGCGGGGGGTGCGAGGAGGCCGGGGAACATCATGTTAGGCGCGGGGCGGGCAGAATAACCCTTCTTCCAGTGGCCGGAGGGTAAATGCCTCGcttcccgcccctcccgcccccgcggTGCCCTCTCTCTTGGGCAAACGTCTCCAAGTAAAGATCCCACTTGGGCGTCTGCGAGTCCTCCGTGGTCCTCCCGTCGAGGTGATGGTTTTATAGTGGCGCGCCCGTTAAAGCGCTTTGAAAAGTGACAGCTCTGACAATGAAGTTCAACAAAGTTCTCCACTCGAGCTTCATTCGCCGGAGGCTCTGGGCGCTCTGATTGGCGCAGGGGTGCAATTTATGATTGGATTAGTCTTCATAAGCATGGCCCGCACAATGGGCCGGCAACAAAGGCTGGCGCGCATCAATTCTGCATATCGACCGCCTCTTTGCAATACAGTGTGCCCCCAAAGCTCTCGCC from Canis lupus dingo isolate Sandy chromosome 21, ASM325472v2, whole genome shotgun sequence encodes:
- the DBX1 gene encoding homeobox protein DBX1, whose amino-acid sequence is MMFPGLLAPPAGYPSLLRPTPTLTLPQSLQSAFSGHSSFLVEDLIRISRPPAYLPRSLPTASMSPPRQGAPATLTDTGTSDLGSPGAGSRPDGSPQTAASPATEPTFLKFGVNAILSSAPRTETSPALLQSVPPKTFAFPYFEGSFQPFIRSSYFPASSSVVPIPGTFSWPLAARGKPRRGMLRRAVFSDVQRKALEKMFQKQKYISKPDRKKLAAKLGLKDSQVKIWFQNRRMKWRNSKERELLSSGGCREQTLPTKLNPHPDLSDVGQKGAGEDEEAERPRSPRRPAPPAPPAAPPPPLRAPRLDRPPPASPAPSGSPGKPSDFSDSEDEEEGEDEEITVS